In Chryseobacterium gleum, a single genomic region encodes these proteins:
- a CDS encoding helix-turn-helix domain-containing protein, which yields MKKRYNIKEFLEYTNISGFKNNHIHLVEYHKQKEMRRKSAPIELDFYFLAIKLNFDKDKNFGQTIFDQADAFVYLDQPGDFLQWDIEHQISGYHILIDAGLFRKIAKEYSFTYYGNHEGLFITKEEEKTITDLFRKALKEFEGNENFSKDIVISYASLILSYIQKFYSRQFDTREELYNTTVSDFYKNLEAYYDNEQNALKMPSVSYFSDIANLSSNYFGDLIKHYTGRSPQEHIHQLLIQIAKNKLRTTSLSISEIAFSLGFEYPSYFATFFKKETGISPSVFRNQ from the coding sequence TTGAAGAAAAGGTACAATATAAAAGAGTTTCTTGAATATACCAATATCAGCGGTTTTAAGAACAATCACATCCATTTGGTTGAATATCATAAGCAAAAGGAGATGCGTAGAAAATCGGCTCCTATTGAGCTTGACTTCTATTTTTTGGCAATCAAGTTAAACTTTGATAAAGACAAGAATTTTGGTCAGACAATATTCGACCAGGCGGATGCCTTTGTCTATCTCGACCAACCCGGAGATTTTTTGCAATGGGATATAGAGCATCAAATTTCAGGGTATCATATTTTGATTGATGCTGGACTATTCAGGAAGATTGCCAAAGAATACAGTTTTACTTATTACGGCAATCACGAAGGACTTTTTATCACGAAAGAAGAAGAGAAAACCATTACCGACCTTTTTCGAAAGGCACTGAAAGAGTTTGAGGGCAATGAGAATTTTTCAAAAGATATTGTAATTTCTTATGCTTCGCTTATTCTTTCCTATATCCAAAAATTTTACAGCAGGCAGTTTGATACACGAGAGGAATTATACAATACTACTGTATCTGATTTTTACAAAAATCTCGAAGCATATTATGACAATGAACAGAATGCCCTGAAAATGCCCTCAGTTTCCTACTTTTCAGATATAGCTAATCTGTCTTCTAACTATTTTGGCGACCTCATTAAGCACTACACAGGTCGCTCGCCACAGGAACATATACATCAGCTGCTCATACAGATTGCGAAGAACAAATTACGGACAACCTCATTAAGCATAAGTGAGATAGCTTTTAGTTTAGGGTTTGAATATCCTTCCTATTTCGCTACGTTTTTCAAAAAGGAAACAGGTATTTCTCCAAGTGTTTTCCGAAATCAGTAA
- a CDS encoding alpha/beta hydrolase, producing MKAVKFKNRNWDVAGILQFPKDFDETKKYPAIVCAHPISSCKEQTAGNIYGKALAEAGFITLAFDASNQGESGGEVRFLEDPAIRVEDFRCATDFLTTLDYVDEEKIGVLGVCGGGGYAVNAAMTERRFKAVVTVVGANYGRLLREGDFTADAAIRTLEGIARQRTAQARGAEPAITVYRPNSQEDRIAAGMNDVDIIEAVDYYQTPRGQHPNSPNHLRVDSLDKAMAFDAFHLADLLLTQPLHIVIGDKVGAFGSYRDGFELFKKSASKQKSIQVVQGASHYDLYDGEESTKRALEEIVPFFNKYLA from the coding sequence ATGAAAGCAGTAAAATTCAAAAACAGAAATTGGGATGTAGCAGGTATCCTGCAATTCCCTAAAGACTTTGATGAAACTAAAAAATATCCGGCGATTGTTTGTGCGCATCCTATCAGCAGTTGTAAAGAGCAGACAGCCGGAAACATTTATGGAAAAGCATTGGCAGAAGCAGGTTTTATTACGCTGGCTTTTGATGCCTCTAACCAGGGAGAAAGCGGTGGCGAAGTAAGGTTCTTAGAAGACCCCGCTATCCGTGTAGAAGATTTTCGTTGTGCTACAGACTTTCTGACTACATTGGATTATGTAGATGAAGAAAAAATAGGTGTTTTGGGAGTTTGTGGCGGAGGCGGATATGCTGTTAATGCTGCAATGACGGAAAGACGCTTTAAAGCCGTAGTAACGGTTGTGGGTGCAAACTATGGGCGCTTGCTTCGTGAAGGAGATTTTACAGCTGATGCAGCTATCAGAACCCTGGAGGGAATTGCAAGGCAACGCACCGCTCAGGCAAGAGGAGCTGAACCTGCTATTACAGTCTACAGACCAAATTCACAGGAAGACAGAATAGCCGCAGGAATGAACGATGTTGACATCATTGAAGCTGTAGACTACTATCAGACACCAAGAGGACAGCATCCGAACTCACCCAATCATTTACGTGTGGATAGTTTGGACAAAGCAATGGCTTTTGATGCTTTCCATTTAGCAGACTTATTGCTTACACAGCCACTTCACATAGTGATTGGCGATAAAGTAGGCGCTTTTGGTTCATACAGGGATGGTTTTGAGCTGTTTAAAAAGTCGGCATCAAAGCAAAAGAGCATTCAGGTTGTTCAGGGAGCAAGCCATTATGATTTATATGATGGAGAAGAATCTACGAAAAGAGCATTGGAAGAGATAGTTCCGTTTTTTAATAAATATCTTGCTTAG
- a CDS encoding Crp/Fnr family transcriptional regulator, protein MLIKEELLMNYGAKIVNFTKGKYVFKENDDVISYFQISTGTVKIVSEKKAGREFIHNISIQGDCLGALFLFLKHPYSVSAIAMENSRIIKLEKLGFDLMLKDNPKILLDLYKYTAENMHYTYLMKGFASESPSEKIMNLFNYLKKSKPPTDSYQVFLTRQQIASLTGLRVETVIRTIKKLQNLGILLVINRKIFY, encoded by the coding sequence ATGCTGATAAAAGAGGAGCTTTTGATGAACTATGGAGCTAAAATTGTAAATTTTACAAAGGGAAAATATGTATTTAAAGAAAATGATGACGTAATCTCTTATTTTCAAATTTCAACAGGAACTGTGAAGATTGTCAGTGAGAAAAAAGCGGGTCGTGAATTTATTCACAACATTTCTATTCAAGGTGATTGTCTAGGAGCACTTTTCCTGTTCTTAAAACATCCATATTCTGTAAGTGCCATTGCAATGGAGAATTCTAGGATAATCAAATTGGAAAAATTGGGCTTTGATTTAATGCTAAAAGATAATCCCAAAATACTGTTAGATTTATACAAATATACCGCAGAAAATATGCATTATACCTACCTGATGAAAGGATTTGCATCAGAAAGCCCGTCCGAAAAAATAATGAATCTATTCAATTACTTAAAAAAATCAAAACCTCCGACTGATTCTTATCAAGTATTTCTCACCAGACAGCAAATTGCATCACTAACAGGATTAAGAGTGGAAACTGTTATAAGAACAATTAAAAAACTGCAAAATCTAGGAATACTCTTGGTTATCAATCGCAAAATATTTTATTAG
- a CDS encoding beta-1,6-N-acetylglucosaminyltransferase has translation MQTSFPITHPHSQTTDLHSTPQVTIAYFIMIHHKPDAFKEMFQKIYTRDQFYLIHIDRKAKAEFTEEIQLYLIHFPNVYILESMNIVSGGFSMIQAELNAMEYLLNVSHDWDYFINLSGEDSPLKSQNIIRQFLTVNNGRNYLFYYDQKFYRPDTLQRIQNHFTELTHKISSFIYKREFMKEVIPYIGGKWFILTRETCVFLTNNKRVMDFEDYYLHTLLPAESFFQTVLLNTAFSDIIVNDDKRAVIEKTFFSKDQYADNFIETLKSSNNLFIRKIDDKTNKNILKYINDTYLLPLPEINEVERELKRNDHDDKWS, from the coding sequence ATGCAAACTTCATTTCCCATAACTCATCCCCATTCCCAAACTACCGATCTGCATTCAACTCCGCAGGTGACAATTGCTTACTTTATTATGATCCATCATAAACCTGATGCATTTAAAGAGATGTTTCAGAAAATTTATACAAGGGATCAGTTTTACCTTATTCATATCGACCGGAAAGCAAAAGCGGAATTTACAGAAGAAATACAATTATATTTAATACACTTCCCCAATGTGTATATTCTGGAAAGCATGAATATTGTGTCTGGAGGATTTAGTATGATCCAGGCTGAACTTAATGCAATGGAATATCTTTTGAATGTAAGTCATGACTGGGATTATTTTATCAACCTGAGTGGTGAAGACTCCCCACTCAAGTCACAAAATATTATACGTCAATTTCTTACCGTTAATAACGGAAGAAATTATCTTTTTTATTATGACCAGAAATTTTACAGGCCTGATACACTGCAAAGGATACAAAATCATTTTACAGAGCTGACCCATAAAATATCTTCATTTATTTATAAAAGAGAATTTATGAAGGAAGTTATACCTTATATTGGTGGGAAATGGTTTATCCTTACAAGAGAAACCTGTGTATTTTTAACCAATAATAAAAGGGTAATGGATTTTGAAGATTATTACCTTCACACTCTTTTACCAGCTGAATCATTTTTCCAGACAGTACTCCTCAATACAGCCTTTAGTGATATTATTGTGAATGATGATAAAAGAGCAGTCATTGAAAAAACTTTTTTTAGTAAAGACCAATATGCTGACAACTTCATCGAAACTCTGAAATCCTCCAATAACCTTTTCATTAGAAAAATAGATGATAAAACAAATAAAAATATTCTAAAATATATTAATGACACTTATCTTCTTCCTTTACCTGAAATTAATGAAGTTGAAAGAGAACTTAAGAGAAATGATCACGACGACAAATGGTCATAA
- a CDS encoding DEAD/DEAH box helicase: MSFKSLNLINAIIRAVTEAGYSKPTEIQYTAIPHILAGKDIIGCAQTGTGKTAAFAMPILQLLKKYTPDHKEIRTLILTPTRELAIQIEENFAVYSKYLPLSQLSIYGGVSAGGQLAALRKRVDILVATPGRLLDLVNQRHIDLSKIEIFVLDEADRMLDMGFINDVKKVLKLIPQKRQTLFFSATMPSGIRKFAETILNNPVKVTVTPVSSTAQTVKQSVYFVEKRDKTGLLIDLLQNENMRRSLVFTRTKYIANKLVQQLEGVGIFAAAIHGNKSQTARQNALDDFKSSKIKVLIATDIAARGIDIDDLPHVVNYELPNIPETYVHRIGRTGRAGTEGTAISFCDTDERLDLKNIQKLIGFTMPVRSFYK; the protein is encoded by the coding sequence ATGAGTTTCAAAAGTTTAAATTTAATCAATGCTATTATCCGTGCTGTAACAGAAGCAGGGTATTCTAAGCCAACTGAAATACAGTATACAGCAATACCCCATATTCTTGCAGGAAAAGATATTATAGGATGTGCCCAGACAGGTACAGGAAAAACGGCAGCATTTGCAATGCCTATTCTTCAGCTGTTAAAAAAATATACCCCTGATCATAAAGAGATCAGAACATTAATACTTACACCGACCCGCGAATTGGCAATACAGATTGAAGAGAATTTTGCTGTGTACAGCAAATATTTACCTTTATCACAGCTTTCTATTTATGGAGGAGTTTCAGCAGGTGGTCAGCTTGCGGCTCTTAGGAAAAGAGTAGATATTCTGGTGGCTACACCCGGCAGATTACTGGATTTGGTTAATCAAAGACATATTGATCTTTCTAAAATAGAAATATTTGTTTTGGATGAAGCAGACAGAATGCTTGACATGGGGTTTATCAATGATGTCAAAAAAGTTTTAAAGCTGATTCCCCAGAAAAGGCAGACCTTATTTTTTTCGGCCACAATGCCTTCAGGTATAAGAAAATTTGCGGAAACAATTCTGAATAATCCGGTAAAGGTTACTGTAACTCCGGTATCTTCAACCGCACAAACGGTGAAACAATCCGTTTATTTTGTGGAAAAAAGAGATAAGACGGGTTTGTTGATTGATTTATTGCAAAATGAAAATATGAGGCGTTCACTGGTTTTTACCCGTACTAAGTATATTGCCAATAAGCTGGTACAGCAATTGGAAGGAGTAGGGATTTTTGCTGCAGCGATTCATGGGAACAAATCTCAGACCGCAAGACAGAATGCACTTGATGATTTTAAAAGCAGTAAGATTAAAGTATTGATAGCTACAGATATTGCCGCCAGAGGAATTGATATTGATGATCTTCCTCATGTAGTAAACTATGAGCTTCCCAATATTCCGGAAACATATGTCCACAGGATCGGAAGAACCGGAAGGGCAGGAACGGAAGGTACTGCTATTTCATTTTGCGATACCGATGAGCGCTTAGATCTTAAAAATATTCAAAAACTGATAGGATTCACAATGCCGGTCAGATCATTTTATAAATAA
- a CDS encoding cold-shock protein, whose amino-acid sequence MQQGTVKFFNEAKGFGFISPTDGSKDIFVHSSGLDSRSIRENDKVVFDVQKSDKGLNAVNVKLA is encoded by the coding sequence ATGCAACAAGGCACAGTAAAATTTTTCAATGAAGCAAAAGGCTTCGGATTTATTTCTCCTACAGACGGGAGTAAAGATATATTTGTACATTCTTCAGGATTAGACTCAAGATCAATCCGTGAAAATGATAAAGTCGTTTTCGATGTACAAAAGAGTGATAAAGGTTTAAATGCGGTTAATGTAAAACTGGCATAA
- a CDS encoding MaoC family dehydratase codes for MIIINNFREYKAFEGQMVGFSDWHTIDQKQINRFAEATLDDQWIHINKERAEKEGPFKSTIAHGYLLLSLIPYLWKQIAEVRNVKMEINYGIENLKFGQAVPVETDVKLQATVKSVTDLRGTIKVVVEAKLLIKNHAKPAYTGDVIFLYHFL; via the coding sequence ATGATTATAATTAACAATTTTAGAGAGTATAAGGCTTTCGAAGGACAAATGGTCGGGTTTTCTGATTGGCATACCATAGATCAGAAGCAGATCAACAGGTTTGCTGAGGCAACCTTAGATGACCAGTGGATCCATATTAATAAAGAAAGAGCTGAAAAAGAAGGCCCGTTCAAATCTACAATTGCTCATGGCTATTTGCTTTTATCGCTGATCCCTTATCTCTGGAAACAAATTGCTGAGGTGAGAAATGTAAAAATGGAAATCAATTATGGGATTGAGAACCTTAAATTTGGCCAGGCTGTTCCTGTAGAGACTGACGTAAAACTACAGGCCACTGTGAAATCGGTGACAGATCTCAGAGGAACTATAAAAGTAGTAGTGGAAGCTAAACTTCTTATAAAGAATCATGCGAAACCCGCCTATACAGGGGATGTAATTTTTCTATATCATTTTTTATAA
- a CDS encoding cupin domain-containing protein yields the protein MNHRELEKSKVYITSQIVDYIPNSVVTKKILEKLTGNISVLSFDDKEGLSEKISPFDAVAQIIEGKAEIIIDGASYFMEEGECIIIPAHRSHSIKGNKRFKMIVTIIKSGYE from the coding sequence ATGAATCATAGGGAACTTGAAAAATCAAAAGTATATATTACCAGCCAGATTGTAGATTACATTCCAAATTCTGTTGTCACCAAAAAAATACTGGAAAAGCTGACCGGCAATATCAGTGTTTTATCTTTTGATGACAAAGAAGGGTTATCTGAAAAGATCTCTCCTTTTGATGCTGTTGCACAGATCATTGAAGGTAAAGCAGAAATCATTATAGACGGAGCTTCTTATTTTATGGAAGAGGGTGAATGCATTATCATTCCTGCCCATAGATCTCATTCTATAAAAGGAAATAAACGCTTTAAGATGATCGTAACGATAATAAAAAGCGGCTATGAATAA
- a CDS encoding calcium:proton antiporter produces MYIKKYLWMWTFLVPILAWLSYVGNFVFSSGYYSVILALFLMGSVLAAVYHSEVIAHRLGEPFGTLLLAFAITVIEVGLIISIMMGAKGLETITLARDTVFAAVMIILTGIIGSCIVIGSLRYREQSFTLQGVSTALITLTSVIIFVLILPNYTVSHLGGEYTSFQLLFIALISLGLYLGFTMIQTFRHQSFFISPENKLSKNQPVQSNYEMISRKQLYISCILLLLSLGIVVLLAKLLSRDVEHIVVSAGAPKSLVGIIIAGIVLLPEGLAAFRAAKSDQIQTSLNLAFGSALASIGLSIPAIAIISVITGIRMTLGIDIKSTILLGLSLFIITVSLATGRTNIMQGIVLIAIFLIYLFITIVP; encoded by the coding sequence ATGTATATAAAAAAATATTTATGGATGTGGACGTTTTTGGTTCCTATTCTGGCGTGGTTATCTTATGTTGGCAATTTTGTTTTTTCATCAGGGTATTACTCTGTGATTCTTGCTTTATTTTTGATGGGAAGTGTTTTGGCAGCGGTGTATCATTCCGAAGTTATTGCCCATCGTTTGGGAGAGCCATTTGGAACTTTGCTTCTGGCATTTGCCATTACGGTCATAGAAGTAGGACTTATTATTTCTATTATGATGGGAGCAAAAGGCTTAGAAACCATTACCCTTGCCAGAGATACGGTTTTTGCTGCCGTAATGATAATCCTTACCGGAATCATTGGAAGCTGTATTGTGATAGGTTCGTTAAGATATAGGGAACAAAGCTTTACACTACAGGGGGTAAGTACGGCACTCATTACGCTTACCTCTGTGATTATTTTTGTGCTCATTCTCCCTAATTATACGGTAAGTCATCTCGGAGGTGAATATACCTCCTTTCAATTGCTTTTTATTGCCTTAATTTCTTTAGGGCTTTATCTTGGATTTACTATGATCCAAACGTTTAGACATCAAAGCTTTTTCATTTCTCCAGAGAACAAACTATCCAAAAATCAGCCTGTTCAAAGTAATTATGAAATGATTTCGCGAAAACAATTGTATATCAGTTGTATATTGTTACTTTTATCCCTGGGAATTGTCGTTTTGCTGGCAAAGCTTCTTTCAAGGGATGTTGAGCATATAGTGGTTTCCGCGGGAGCCCCCAAATCTCTTGTAGGTATTATTATTGCTGGTATTGTTCTTCTTCCTGAAGGGTTGGCTGCATTTAGGGCTGCAAAAAGTGATCAGATCCAAACCTCATTAAATCTGGCTTTTGGTTCTGCTTTGGCCAGTATCGGACTCAGTATTCCTGCTATAGCTATCATATCAGTAATAACCGGTATAAGAATGACATTAGGAATAGATATTAAATCAACAATACTTTTAGGGCTCTCCCTTTTTATTATTACTGTTTCACTGGCAACAGGCAGAACCAATATCATGCAGGGGATTGTACTGATTGCTATATTTTTAATTTATCTTTTTATTACAATTGTACCATAA
- a CDS encoding glycosyltransferase, translating to MNKNIKSDVEEKTKRRSVQSNKNTFYHKPEIIFISTFPPKVCGIATYCQDLIQSLKLKFRESFSIITCPMETEDEHYQYEADPAYRLNTSDAISYLELADKINKNDRIQLVMLQHEFGFFNETQDGLLLFLQNLQKDLIITFHTVLPKPDPKLKEKVKEISSFVKSIIVMTGISADILTNDYDISSDKIKVIPHGTHLLPFIDKISLKTKYGLKDKKVLSTFGLLGAGKNIETTLEALPEIVSQNPDVMFLIIGKTHPGIIKYEGEKYRDFLQDTIKRLHLEKHTYFINQYLPLNELLDYLQLTNIYLFTSKDRNQAVSGTFSYAISCGCPIVSTPIPHALEVLNEDLGIIIDFEAPEQLTAAVNTLLKNETAQKKLRSNSLEKMAPTAWENSSISHALLFQQYNKDKMTLHYTFPIINLSHIKNMTTDFGMIQFSKINKPDINSGYTLDDNARALIVVCRHYEVSRDEPDLDLISTYLNVIKFCQQTDGSFLNYVNKDKEFAQQNYETNLEDSNGRAIWALGYLLSTKAILPRLFSDEAESIIEKCLPSIDKIHSTRAMAFIIKGLHYQNSENNIPLLKKLANRLVKMYQHEKHKDWHWFESYLTYGNSVLPEALLCAWITTQDEMYKQVANESFKFLLSKTFSKGGIKVISNKGWLQKETINSPEPIGGEQPIDVAYTILTLSTFYKVFNDEKYLQMMRNAFSWFLGKNHLHQIIYNPATGGCYDGLEEKNVNLNQGAESTVSYLMARLCFKK from the coding sequence ATGAATAAAAATATAAAATCAGACGTGGAGGAAAAGACAAAAAGACGATCTGTACAAAGTAATAAAAACACATTTTATCATAAACCTGAAATTATCTTTATAAGTACTTTTCCTCCTAAGGTGTGCGGTATTGCAACATACTGTCAGGATTTGATACAATCCCTTAAGTTAAAATTCAGAGAATCATTTAGCATCATTACCTGCCCGATGGAAACTGAGGATGAGCATTATCAATATGAAGCAGATCCAGCATATCGCTTAAATACATCCGATGCCATATCTTACTTGGAGCTGGCTGATAAAATCAACAAAAATGACAGGATTCAACTGGTTATGCTCCAGCATGAATTTGGATTTTTCAACGAAACCCAAGACGGATTACTCCTTTTCCTTCAAAATTTACAGAAAGACCTCATCATTACTTTTCACACTGTTCTTCCGAAACCTGATCCCAAATTAAAAGAAAAGGTAAAAGAAATCAGCAGTTTCGTAAAATCTATTATTGTCATGACCGGTATTTCTGCGGATATCCTTACCAATGATTATGATATTTCATCTGATAAAATTAAAGTGATACCCCACGGTACCCATTTGCTGCCATTTATCGATAAAATTTCACTGAAAACAAAATACGGACTTAAAGATAAAAAGGTACTTTCAACATTTGGTTTACTGGGTGCTGGGAAAAATATTGAAACCACTTTAGAAGCTCTGCCTGAAATCGTTTCCCAAAATCCGGATGTAATGTTCCTGATTATCGGAAAGACCCATCCCGGAATCATTAAATATGAAGGAGAGAAGTACCGTGATTTTTTACAGGATACTATTAAGAGGCTTCATCTGGAAAAACATACGTACTTTATCAACCAATATCTACCTTTGAATGAGTTGCTAGATTATCTTCAGCTTACCAATATCTATCTTTTCACTTCAAAAGACAGAAATCAGGCAGTAAGCGGTACTTTTTCCTATGCCATCAGCTGTGGATGCCCTATTGTTTCCACCCCTATTCCTCATGCTTTGGAAGTCTTAAATGAAGACCTGGGAATCATTATTGATTTTGAAGCTCCGGAACAGCTTACTGCTGCCGTGAATACATTATTGAAAAATGAAACCGCACAGAAAAAATTACGATCAAATAGTCTGGAAAAAATGGCTCCCACAGCCTGGGAGAATTCTTCTATTTCACACGCCTTATTATTTCAACAATACAACAAAGACAAAATGACATTACACTATACATTCCCGATTATCAATCTTAGCCATATCAAAAATATGACAACGGATTTTGGAATGATCCAATTTTCTAAAATCAACAAACCTGATATCAATTCCGGGTATACTTTGGACGATAATGCCCGTGCTTTGATTGTAGTCTGCAGACATTATGAAGTAAGCAGAGATGAACCTGATCTTGACTTAATCTCAACCTACCTGAATGTAATAAAGTTTTGTCAACAAACAGATGGTAGTTTTCTAAACTATGTAAATAAAGACAAGGAATTTGCGCAACAAAACTACGAAACCAACCTTGAAGACTCCAATGGCAGGGCAATCTGGGCATTGGGATACCTTCTTTCTACAAAAGCAATCTTACCACGACTGTTTTCTGATGAAGCAGAGTCCATCATTGAAAAATGTCTTCCGTCTATTGATAAAATTCATTCTACCCGTGCAATGGCTTTTATTATAAAGGGATTGCATTATCAAAACTCTGAAAACAATATTCCATTATTGAAAAAGCTGGCTAACAGACTGGTAAAAATGTATCAGCATGAGAAACATAAAGACTGGCATTGGTTTGAAAGCTATCTTACTTACGGAAACAGCGTACTCCCTGAAGCTTTATTGTGTGCGTGGATTACAACCCAGGACGAAATGTATAAACAGGTTGCCAATGAATCATTCAAGTTTTTGCTTTCTAAAACATTTAGTAAGGGAGGCATTAAAGTAATATCTAACAAAGGATGGCTGCAGAAAGAAACGATTAATAGTCCTGAACCAATTGGTGGTGAACAGCCTATTGACGTTGCTTATACCATACTAACCTTATCTACATTCTACAAGGTTTTTAATGATGAAAAATATTTGCAGATGATGAGGAATGCTTTTAGTTGGTTTTTAGGAAAGAATCATTTGCATCAGATTATTTATAACCCTGCAACAGGTGGATGTTATGATGGGCTTGAAGAGAAAAATGTTAATCTTAATCAGGGAGCAGAATCCACGGTAAGCTACCTCATGGCAAGGCTTTGTTTTAAAAAGTAA
- a CDS encoding pesticidal protein Cry7Aa → MVSVKRDGIILRKTTLDFESEGVLNPAVIQDSGKIHLFYRAVARNNFSSIGYCILSDYKTIEIRLSSPVIIPEFEYEKHGVEDPRIVKIDHLFYITYTSYDGVNALGTLAVSEDLTSWQKQGIIVPKIPYNKFRFLSESQGEIGEKYKRFNKLPSAHKKDKEIFLWDKNVIFFPRRINGKLYFLHRIRPDIQIAGIESIEDLNPDFWKDYFLHFKEHILLAPQYEHEVSYIGGGCPPVETKDGWLLIYHGVHDTIEGYVYSACAALLDLNNPEKEISRLPYPLFKPEEEWEQKGEVNNVCFPTGAIVEGDTLHVYYGAADQRIAVASLSISELLKELLRYTP, encoded by the coding sequence TTGGTATCTGTAAAACGAGACGGAATTATACTTAGAAAAACAACTTTAGACTTTGAGAGTGAGGGTGTTTTAAACCCTGCTGTCATTCAGGATAGCGGAAAAATACACTTATTCTACAGGGCTGTTGCCAGGAATAATTTCTCCAGTATCGGATACTGCATATTATCAGATTATAAGACCATAGAAATAAGATTGAGCAGTCCGGTGATCATTCCTGAGTTTGAATATGAAAAACATGGGGTTGAAGATCCAAGAATCGTAAAAATCGATCATTTATTTTATATTACCTATACAAGTTATGATGGGGTTAACGCATTGGGAACACTTGCCGTATCAGAGGATCTTACTTCATGGCAAAAACAGGGGATAATTGTTCCCAAAATTCCATATAACAAGTTTAGATTTTTATCGGAGTCCCAAGGTGAAATAGGAGAAAAATACAAACGTTTCAACAAACTCCCGTCTGCTCATAAAAAAGATAAAGAGATCTTTCTTTGGGACAAAAATGTCATATTTTTCCCAAGAAGAATTAACGGTAAGCTTTATTTTCTTCATCGCATAAGACCTGATATCCAAATTGCAGGTATAGAAAGCATTGAAGATCTGAATCCTGATTTCTGGAAAGATTACTTCCTTCATTTTAAAGAACATATTTTATTAGCTCCTCAATACGAGCATGAAGTAAGCTATATCGGCGGAGGATGTCCCCCTGTAGAAACCAAGGATGGATGGCTTTTGATATACCATGGGGTACATGATACCATTGAAGGGTATGTTTACAGCGCATGTGCTGCCTTACTGGATCTTAATAATCCCGAAAAGGAAATTTCAAGGCTTCCTTACCCTCTTTTCAAACCAGAAGAAGAATGGGAACAGAAGGGAGAAGTAAACAATGTCTGCTTCCCTACCGGAGCCATCGTAGAAGGAGATACACTCCATGTTTACTATGGAGCAGCAGATCAAAGAATTGCTGTTGCTTCTTTAAGTATTTCAGAATTACTGAAAGAATTACTACGGTACACACCATAA
- a CDS encoding helix-turn-helix domain-containing protein, which produces MKLYIKYMVSLRCKMVVHQELEKLGIKNAVVDLGTVELLDDISSEQRQILKENLLKTGLEVLDDKKSILIEKIKNVVIGMIHYSDELPKENFSDYISEKLGYDYTYLANTFSEVKGMTLQHFIIINKVEKVKELLLYDELNLTEISYKLNYSSVAHLSNQFKKITGLSPSFYKQLKQRRLGNLEDL; this is translated from the coding sequence ATGAAGTTGTATATAAAATATATGGTAAGTTTGCGCTGCAAAATGGTTGTCCATCAGGAATTGGAAAAACTGGGCATTAAAAATGCTGTCGTCGATTTGGGAACAGTAGAATTGTTGGATGATATTAGCTCAGAACAAAGACAAATTCTGAAAGAAAATTTACTTAAAACAGGGCTTGAGGTATTAGATGATAAAAAAAGTATCCTGATAGAGAAAATAAAGAATGTCGTGATCGGAATGATTCATTATTCAGATGAACTTCCAAAAGAAAATTTCTCAGATTATATCAGCGAAAAATTAGGATATGACTATACTTATCTTGCGAATACCTTTTCTGAAGTGAAAGGAATGACACTCCAGCATTTTATCATTATTAATAAAGTAGAAAAGGTAAAAGAACTGCTGTTGTATGACGAACTGAATCTTACAGAAATTTCTTATAAACTCAACTACAGCAGTGTGGCCCATCTTTCTAACCAGTTTAAAAAGATCACAGGGCTTTCTCCTTCATTTTATAAGCAGTTGAAACAAAGGCGTCTTGGAAACCTGGAAGACTTATAA